The Deltaproteobacteria bacterium genome includes a window with the following:
- a CDS encoding ABC transporter ATP-binding protein, producing MSDPVISAKGLEKHFDLDNRRVDVLRGIDLDIRPGERLGVVGVSGVGKTTLLHVLGTLEKASGGLLRVNGVDVTGLAEHSLPAFRARNFGFVFQFHHLLPEFTALENVMMPGLIAGKGRSQVEPAARALLDRLGLSGRYEHRPRELSGGEQQRVAIARATVLKPRIVFADEPTGNLDTHTAEEIHDLLVRLNEEDGTTFVVVTHSMALAALMTRRITLVDGRIAEAGS from the coding sequence ATGAGTGATCCGGTGATCTCCGCGAAAGGGCTGGAAAAGCATTTCGACCTGGATAATCGCCGGGTCGATGTGCTCCGGGGTATTGATCTCGATATTCGCCCCGGAGAACGGCTGGGTGTTGTAGGCGTCTCCGGAGTGGGAAAAACCACGCTTCTGCACGTTCTGGGCACGCTGGAGAAGGCCTCCGGCGGTCTGCTCCGTGTAAACGGTGTTGATGTGACTGGGCTGGCCGAACATTCCCTGCCGGCATTCCGGGCGAGGAACTTCGGTTTCGTGTTCCAGTTCCATCACCTGCTTCCGGAATTCACGGCACTCGAAAACGTGATGATGCCGGGACTGATTGCGGGTAAAGGGCGCTCGCAGGTTGAGCCTGCCGCCAGGGCCCTGCTCGACCGGCTTGGCCTGTCGGGCCGGTATGAGCACCGTCCCCGGGAACTGTCGGGCGGTGAGCAGCAGCGGGTTGCTATCGCCCGCGCCACCGTGCTCAAGCCACGGATTGTATTCGCGGATGAACCGACCGGAAATCTTGACACCCATACCGCCGAGGAAATTCACGATCTTCTGGTTCGCCTCAACGAAGAGGACGGGACGACGTTCGTTGTCGTGACACATTCAATGGCGCTGGCCGCCCTGATGACCCGCCGGATTACGCTGGTAGATGGGCGCATCGCGGAGGCCGGCTCTTGA
- a CDS encoding ABC transporter permease gives MSWTWWVARRYLVGRSRAAFSFQTSVGILSVALGVAALLIVQAVMAGFMKNLRDLMLGARPHVLVSYESSYSRLQLPDWDETRKLVEAVPGVVAVSPFFQRDAMLTNGDEVAGIQLFGIVPELAARTALFSERMRSGSLRNLTGTGTENVSVAAGRSIESRKDLPGIVLGSVLAENLFVSTGDEITVICPLCGIGPTGPTARPRKFVVVGIFKLGFIEFDSTLAFVDLPVAQDFFDPGLTDEERYVTGIQVRVDNVENARAVAGEIMRRAFLDWKKPQLRARSWEESFGDLFKALALEKLGLFIVVLIIVIVASFNIAGSMIVLVREKVHDIAILKAMGATNRETMRVFLYTGAFIGLVGTLSGLVLGLGLCWVESTFHLIPIDPAVYQMDHLPLLVRIEDVIWVVAAPIFVTTLAALFPSLQAGRLTPAEALRNE, from the coding sequence ATGAGCTGGACCTGGTGGGTGGCCCGGCGGTATCTGGTTGGCCGTTCGCGGGCTGCTTTTTCGTTTCAGACATCTGTTGGAATCCTGTCGGTGGCGCTGGGAGTGGCGGCCCTTCTGATCGTTCAGGCCGTCATGGCAGGTTTCATGAAAAACCTGCGCGATCTGATGCTGGGGGCCCGGCCGCATGTGCTTGTTTCCTATGAATCCTCATACAGTCGGCTGCAGCTTCCAGACTGGGACGAGACCCGCAAACTGGTCGAAGCTGTTCCGGGCGTCGTGGCTGTTTCGCCGTTTTTTCAGCGTGACGCGATGCTCACCAATGGCGATGAAGTGGCCGGTATTCAGCTTTTCGGCATTGTTCCCGAACTGGCCGCCAGGACCGCCCTGTTCAGCGAGCGCATGAGGAGCGGATCGTTGCGGAATCTGACAGGCACCGGAACGGAGAATGTTTCGGTCGCAGCCGGGCGTTCCATAGAAAGCCGGAAGGATCTGCCCGGTATCGTGCTGGGAAGCGTGCTCGCCGAAAACCTGTTTGTCAGTACCGGTGACGAGATCACGGTCATCTGCCCTTTATGCGGAATTGGTCCCACGGGCCCTACAGCCCGGCCCAGGAAGTTCGTGGTTGTCGGCATATTCAAGCTGGGTTTCATCGAATTCGATTCGACGCTGGCATTTGTGGATCTTCCGGTGGCGCAGGACTTTTTCGATCCGGGTCTGACAGACGAGGAGCGGTATGTCACCGGTATCCAGGTCAGAGTGGATAACGTGGAAAATGCCCGTGCTGTTGCCGGTGAAATCATGCGGCGGGCCTTTCTTGACTGGAAAAAGCCACAGCTCCGGGCACGTAGCTGGGAGGAGAGTTTTGGCGACCTGTTCAAGGCGCTCGCCCTGGAAAAGCTCGGGTTGTTCATTGTTGTCCTGATTATCGTGATCGTTGCCAGCTTCAACATCGCCGGCTCGATGATTGTCCTGGTGCGGGAGAAGGTGCATGACATTGCCATCCTGAAAGCGATGGGCGCCACAAACCGGGAGACCATGCGGGTATTCCTCTATACGGGCGCGTTTATCGGTCTGGTGGGAACGTTGTCCGGGCTTGTGCTTGGTCTGGGCCTCTGCTGGGTCGAGTCGACCTTCCATCTGATTCCGATAGATCCGGCCGTCTATCAGATGGATCATCTTCCACTGCTGGTCCGTATCGAAGACGTGATCTGGGTTGTGGCGGCACCGATTTTTGTCACCACACTGGCGGCCCTGTTTCCCTCGCTTCAGGCGGGCCGGCTGACGCCTGCGGAGGCGCTACGCAATGAGTGA
- the lysS gene encoding lysine--tRNA ligase: protein MDQDNDQIRERRRKLDQLREGPAPAYPNGFVPANRAGELQDRFRDVTGETLAAAPVRVSVAGRIRAVRLFGKGGFYTLSDSSGQIQLFADLSGLGEDGFARARSLDIGDIAGIEGELFRSKTGELTVRAKTLNLLVKCLRPLPDKWHGLTDVEIRYRQRYLDLMVNDEAREVFRKRSEIVTGIRSFFINRGYLEVETPMMHTLVTGAKARPFRTHHNTLDMDLVLRIAPELHLKRLVVGGFDRVFEINRNFRNEGISTQHNPEFTMIEFYQAWATYEDLIDLTEDLITGLVEKLHGGTNLTYQGREISFARPWKRIGMEEAVREVTGKGLAELAAISEADFVAMLETTALRHCPDANPGDIRAQMRKLAAECFARGPAERLCAAFEELVEPTLVQPTFVTGYPTAISPLSRRNDRNPEISDRFELFITGREIANGFSELNDADDQRARFEDQLKSREGGDEETMDYDADYIRALEYGLPPTAGEGIGVDRLVMLLTGQPSIRDVILFPLLKSREI from the coding sequence ATGGATCAGGACAATGACCAGATACGCGAGCGGCGAAGAAAGCTCGACCAGCTTCGCGAGGGACCCGCGCCTGCCTATCCAAACGGCTTTGTACCCGCCAATCGTGCTGGAGAACTCCAGGACCGTTTTCGTGACGTTACCGGTGAGACCCTTGCGGCTGCACCCGTCCGGGTGAGCGTTGCCGGGCGGATTCGGGCTGTCCGTTTATTCGGCAAGGGCGGATTTTATACACTGAGTGATTCATCTGGCCAGATTCAGCTTTTTGCCGATCTCTCCGGTCTGGGTGAGGACGGTTTTGCCCGTGCCCGGTCGCTCGATATCGGCGACATTGCCGGTATCGAAGGCGAACTGTTCCGTAGCAAGACCGGGGAACTGACGGTTCGCGCCAAGACCTTGAACCTGCTGGTCAAGTGCCTGAGACCGCTTCCGGACAAGTGGCACGGCCTTACTGATGTCGAAATCCGTTACCGCCAGCGGTATCTGGACCTGATGGTGAACGACGAGGCGCGGGAAGTATTCCGCAAGCGATCGGAAATCGTCACCGGGATCCGCAGCTTCTTCATCAATCGCGGCTATCTTGAAGTTGAAACGCCGATGATGCACACGCTCGTCACTGGTGCCAAGGCCCGTCCGTTCCGTACTCACCACAATACCCTCGACATGGACCTTGTTCTGCGGATAGCCCCAGAGCTGCACCTGAAACGGCTCGTGGTGGGCGGTTTCGACCGGGTGTTCGAAATCAACCGCAATTTCCGCAACGAGGGCATCAGTACCCAGCACAATCCCGAATTCACGATGATCGAGTTCTATCAGGCGTGGGCAACCTACGAAGACCTGATTGACCTGACGGAGGATCTCATTACCGGGCTCGTGGAAAAGCTGCACGGCGGGACAAATCTGACTTACCAGGGCCGGGAAATCAGCTTTGCAAGACCGTGGAAACGGATCGGTATGGAGGAGGCCGTTCGCGAGGTGACTGGCAAGGGGCTGGCCGAACTGGCGGCGATTTCCGAAGCGGATTTTGTCGCCATGCTTGAAACCACCGCCCTGCGACACTGCCCGGATGCGAATCCGGGCGATATACGGGCCCAGATGCGCAAGCTTGCTGCCGAATGTTTCGCCCGGGGACCAGCCGAGCGCCTCTGCGCTGCATTTGAAGAACTGGTAGAGCCTACACTTGTCCAGCCGACTTTTGTCACTGGGTATCCAACCGCGATTTCACCGCTCTCGCGCCGGAATGACCGGAATCCGGAGATCAGCGACCGGTTCGAACTGTTTATTACCGGCCGGGAAATCGCCAATGGGTTCAGCGAACTGAACGATGCCGACGATCAGCGGGCCCGGTTCGAAGACCAGCTGAAGTCACGCGAAGGCGGCGACGAAGAGACGATGGACTACGATGCTGACTATATCCGGGCGCTGGAATACGGATTGCCGCCCACGGCGGGGGAAGGGATAGGAGTGGACCGGCTGGTTATGCTGCTTACCGGCCAGCCATCGATCCGCGACGTTATCCTGTTCCCGTTGCTGAAAAGCCGGGAGATCTGA
- a CDS encoding TlpA family protein disulfide reductase, producing MKGMIRLELLIPVVVALTGCGPSNPNPIDFAAPPDKTIPVKLAASPADSQTWAERDLTLPDVSGGKFTLSSLKGKYVLLDFWASWCGPCIKAIPHLNKLQDRFPGQLEVVGISVDDEPLSFVQKFARDNKMNYRVLHGEDKLIDRFGRSRGLPVAFLLDPEGRVVRRFIGEYPEDRLISAIAGVIPAKEEKKDESGPPSESPDPQ from the coding sequence ATGAAAGGCATGATCAGGCTCGAACTTCTTATCCCTGTTGTCGTGGCTCTTACTGGCTGCGGTCCATCCAACCCCAATCCCATCGATTTTGCCGCTCCACCAGACAAGACCATCCCGGTAAAGCTGGCCGCATCTCCAGCCGATTCCCAGACGTGGGCTGAACGCGACCTCACCCTTCCCGACGTCAGTGGCGGGAAATTCACGCTCTCGTCACTCAAGGGGAAATATGTACTGCTCGACTTCTGGGCGAGCTGGTGCGGGCCATGCATCAAGGCTATTCCACATCTGAACAAGCTGCAGGACCGCTTTCCCGGACAGCTTGAAGTCGTGGGAATTTCGGTGGACGACGAGCCCCTGTCGTTCGTTCAAAAATTCGCACGTGACAACAAGATGAACTACCGGGTCCTTCACGGCGAGGACAAGCTCATCGACCGGTTTGGCCGCTCACGGGGCTTGCCTGTAGCTTTTCTGCTTGATCCCGAGGGCCGGGTGGTCCGCCGGTTCATTGGCGAGTATCCCGAGGACCGGCTTATCTCAGCCATTGCAGGTGTTATCCCGGCCAAGGAAGAGAAAAAGGATGAATCGGGTCCGCCCAGTGAAAGCCCCGACCCGCAATAA
- a CDS encoding methyl-accepting chemotaxis protein yields MNSGSIRKRVEAAGRQSVLWGCVAAIIPIGFSLAVILTLHGYGLRETATSILAVAVLFILFAPINLRRLHRENSALIGTLETLGRGETPSNELVTEAVQKARSAVLRFQVLSTLGWLAGLGIGFWLFQMQGDLTRFSLTIFVCCFAGSYLFTHGLSWTIYRRAFAPCLSELVTHLEEQDAARLAPLTVRIKILIGLLSGLGIFISGAVALVAYHSRIETGSVAATALRPTVMAESAWLQSGALAAESPYRPLWPDAKWIVIEPDGSANPKPDWDRIDRRLRDKILASSGQTVFNTVVFREIAIMAPAGQGRRVAAVLPRGSLKSDATSTQAASGAIILLVILAVGFHTFVVIRDVTEPFGSLRRLAARIAAGDLRPDPVPYADDETGILLVQFDRAARKLSEAIESSQNLARSVAAATEELASTAVTFVSWSEEVRGHSSRAGGMLDQIAAGSADVSTLVKSTRTETETAAREAGGSEQELEASSQGLIQLGQALAQVFSRIEDLSNRSAHISGIVDVIREITAQTNLLSLNAAIEAARAGEHGRGFSVVADEIRKLADRASTSAAEINTIIQQVTETGQTASRLVQGAREDFSGRQETVRQTADRFHGITRTFVDAGRAFQKLDDLVAEHVRLSLESASALQNIVQTQAEQTTAAEQLRATATELTRMAENLSRLLMAFQIGTKKKR; encoded by the coding sequence ATGAATAGTGGTTCCATACGCAAGCGGGTAGAAGCGGCCGGGCGACAGTCGGTATTGTGGGGCTGTGTTGCAGCCATAATCCCGATTGGTTTTTCGCTGGCAGTCATCCTGACGCTTCATGGTTACGGCCTGCGTGAAACAGCCACCTCTATTCTCGCGGTAGCGGTGCTTTTCATCCTGTTCGCACCAATCAATCTGCGCAGACTTCACCGGGAAAACTCCGCACTGATCGGTACCCTCGAAACTCTGGGACGCGGAGAAACACCCTCGAATGAACTCGTCACCGAAGCCGTCCAGAAGGCTCGCTCGGCAGTCCTCCGGTTCCAGGTTCTTTCGACACTGGGCTGGCTCGCCGGGCTCGGGATTGGCTTCTGGCTGTTCCAGATGCAGGGGGATCTCACCCGGTTTTCCCTGACCATCTTCGTCTGCTGCTTCGCGGGCAGTTACCTGTTCACCCACGGACTGAGCTGGACGATCTACCGCCGCGCATTTGCACCCTGCCTGTCAGAACTCGTCACCCATCTCGAGGAACAGGATGCAGCCCGGCTGGCCCCACTCACCGTTCGTATCAAAATTCTGATCGGTCTGCTGTCAGGACTCGGCATTTTCATTTCGGGCGCTGTCGCGCTGGTAGCCTACCACAGCCGGATAGAAACAGGATCAGTGGCGGCCACCGCACTCCGGCCCACCGTAATGGCCGAGTCCGCCTGGCTCCAGTCAGGTGCCCTAGCGGCCGAAAGCCCATACCGCCCCCTGTGGCCAGACGCCAAATGGATCGTCATCGAACCCGACGGTTCTGCAAATCCCAAACCGGATTGGGATCGCATTGACCGCCGGCTTCGGGATAAAATCCTGGCTTCCAGCGGACAAACGGTTTTCAATACCGTTGTATTCAGGGAAATCGCAATCATGGCGCCGGCTGGACAGGGCCGCCGGGTGGCAGCGGTTTTGCCCCGGGGTAGCCTCAAATCAGACGCAACCTCCACCCAGGCAGCTTCCGGAGCCATCATTCTCCTCGTGATTCTGGCTGTTGGGTTTCATACCTTTGTCGTCATCCGCGACGTGACTGAGCCGTTCGGAAGCCTGCGCCGTCTCGCGGCCAGAATTGCGGCCGGCGATCTCCGGCCGGATCCGGTGCCCTATGCCGACGATGAAACCGGTATTCTGCTGGTCCAGTTTGATCGTGCCGCTCGCAAGCTTTCCGAAGCGATCGAGTCATCCCAGAATCTCGCACGATCGGTGGCAGCCGCAACGGAGGAGCTGGCCTCCACCGCTGTGACGTTTGTCAGCTGGAGCGAGGAGGTTCGTGGCCATTCATCAAGAGCCGGAGGAATGCTGGACCAGATCGCGGCGGGCTCGGCTGACGTCAGCACACTGGTGAAGTCCACACGCACAGAGACTGAAACCGCCGCCCGGGAAGCCGGTGGCAGCGAACAGGAACTCGAGGCAAGTTCCCAGGGCCTGATCCAGCTCGGACAGGCGCTGGCGCAGGTATTCTCCAGAATTGAGGATCTCTCGAACCGCAGCGCCCATATCTCCGGAATCGTTGATGTCATCCGCGAAATCACTGCACAGACGAACCTTCTCAGCCTGAACGCCGCCATTGAAGCGGCCCGGGCAGGCGAGCACGGCCGCGGATTTTCAGTCGTGGCGGACGAAATCAGGAAACTGGCTGACCGGGCCAGCACCAGCGCCGCCGAGATCAACACCATTATCCAGCAGGTAACCGAAACCGGACAAACCGCATCCCGGCTGGTGCAAGGCGCCCGTGAAGATTTCTCTGGCCGGCAGGAGACCGTCCGGCAAACTGCTGACCGGTTTCATGGAATTACCCGGACATTCGTAGATGCCGGCCGGGCGTTCCAGAAACTGGATGATCTGGTAGCCGAGCATGTCAGGCTGTCGCTGGAGTCGGCTTCGGCCTTGCAGAATATCGTGCAAACCCAGGCCGAGCAGACCACGGCCGCCGAACAGCTCCGTGCCACAGCCACCGAACTCACACGGATGGCCGAAAACCTCTCCCGGCTTCTCATGGCCTTCCAGATCGGAACGAAAAAGAAACGGTAA
- the speA gene encoding biosynthetic arginine decarboxylase, giving the protein MAKDLRPWTVRDSAELYGVENWGASYFSIGDNGNLFVHPRGPNGPRADLRAMTDDISRRGLTTPLLLRFSDVLNDRVSRLSRAFQKSIETYNYKSSYRPIMPVKVNQQRHVIEELVQYGRPYNLGLEAGSKPELLIVLAFMNDPEAVIVCNGYKDSEYIETALLAQKLGRKPFIVLDRFAEAAEVIAVSRRIGVRPLIGARVKLNARGAGKWNESTGERSKFGLNASEMVKLVELLEKEKMLDCLQLLHFHIGSQITHIRAIRDAVREASIVFCDLHKMGANLKYLDVGGGLAIDYDGSRSNFHSSKNYSLQEYANDIVSEVGTYCDERHVPHPTLLSESGRALVAHHAMLVFDVLGVNELQPPDEQPEPPKDAPAPIQELWNILKNLSHRNYQELYNDLLVLREDIATDFSRGRIDLKTRALAEQYMASCTKKFLKILDEVEKIPDELENVRNLLTDTYFCNFSIFQSIPDHWAVDQLFPIMPIHRLNEKPSRRGTIADLTCDSDGKIDEFIDPHDTKHFLELHRFKPGEPYYLGVFLVGAYQEILGDLHNLFGDTNAVHVKVNDDSSYTIGHVVQGDSVTDVLSYVEYDKSQLVNMMRDATEMALRDGRITFEEARQLISHYDRGLAGYTYLEQDG; this is encoded by the coding sequence GTGGCCAAGGACCTTCGTCCCTGGACGGTGCGTGACAGCGCAGAACTTTACGGAGTCGAGAACTGGGGAGCCAGCTACTTCAGCATCGGTGATAACGGGAATCTCTTCGTACACCCGCGGGGACCAAATGGCCCCCGGGCAGATCTTCGGGCCATGACGGATGATATCAGCCGCCGGGGGCTGACGACACCGCTTCTGCTCCGTTTCTCGGACGTACTGAACGACCGGGTGAGCCGTCTCAGCCGGGCATTCCAGAAATCGATCGAGACCTATAACTACAAAAGCAGCTATCGGCCGATCATGCCGGTGAAAGTGAACCAGCAACGGCATGTGATTGAGGAACTCGTGCAGTATGGCCGCCCGTACAATTTGGGACTGGAGGCAGGTTCCAAGCCGGAACTGCTTATCGTGCTGGCGTTCATGAACGATCCCGAGGCCGTAATCGTCTGCAATGGGTACAAGGACAGCGAATACATCGAGACGGCCCTGCTGGCACAAAAGCTGGGAAGAAAGCCATTCATCGTTCTGGACCGGTTCGCCGAAGCAGCCGAGGTGATCGCAGTTTCCAGGCGGATCGGCGTCCGGCCACTGATCGGTGCGCGGGTAAAGCTGAATGCCCGCGGAGCGGGGAAGTGGAATGAATCGACCGGGGAGCGGTCCAAGTTCGGTCTCAATGCCAGCGAAATGGTGAAGCTGGTGGAACTGCTCGAAAAGGAGAAGATGCTCGACTGCCTGCAGCTTCTTCATTTCCATATCGGCAGCCAGATCACGCATATCCGCGCCATCCGGGATGCGGTTCGCGAGGCATCGATTGTCTTCTGTGACCTGCACAAGATGGGTGCCAATCTGAAGTATCTGGACGTGGGCGGCGGACTTGCTATCGACTATGACGGCTCACGATCGAATTTCCATTCATCCAAGAACTACTCCCTGCAGGAGTATGCCAACGATATCGTTTCTGAAGTAGGGACCTACTGCGACGAGCGGCATGTTCCGCATCCCACGCTGCTCAGCGAATCCGGCCGTGCGCTGGTGGCGCACCATGCCATGCTGGTGTTCGATGTGCTCGGAGTGAATGAACTCCAGCCACCGGATGAGCAGCCTGAGCCGCCAAAGGACGCCCCCGCTCCCATCCAGGAACTGTGGAACATCCTGAAAAACCTTTCTCACCGGAACTACCAGGAACTGTACAACGATCTTCTGGTGCTGAGAGAAGACATCGCCACCGACTTCTCGCGCGGCCGGATCGACCTGAAAACCCGGGCGCTGGCAGAGCAGTACATGGCTTCCTGCACGAAGAAGTTCCTGAAGATTCTGGATGAGGTGGAGAAGATTCCCGACGAACTGGAGAATGTAAGAAACCTGCTCACGGATACCTATTTCTGCAATTTCTCCATTTTCCAGTCGATACCGGACCACTGGGCTGTGGACCAGCTTTTCCCGATCATGCCTATCCACCGGCTGAATGAGAAACCCTCACGGCGCGGAACGATTGCAGATCTTACCTGTGATTCTGACGGGAAAATTGATGAGTTTATCGATCCCCACGACACCAAGCATTTCCTCGAACTGCACCGCTTCAAGCCTGGTGAGCCTTACTATCTGGGAGTGTTCCTCGTAGGTGCGTATCAGGAGATACTCGGCGATCTGCACAATCTTTTCGGCGATACTAATGCCGTGCATGTCAAGGTGAATGACGATTCCAGCTACACCATCGGGCATGTGGTACAGGGCGATTCCGTGACTGACGTTCTGTCCTATGTCGAGTACGACAAGTCCCAGCTGGTTAACATGATGCGTGATGCTACCGAAATGGCCCTGAGGGACGGCCGAATTACTTTTGAGGAAGCCCGCCAACTCATCAGCCATTATGACCGCGGACTGGCAGGTTATACGTATCTGGAGCAGGACGGGTAA
- a CDS encoding acyl-CoA desaturase, with translation MMVVPFAAMHLIAIFGAWHVGFRWEWLAVAIGFFYLRMFGITAGYHRYFSHRSFETSRWFAFVLAFLGSSAAQKGVIWWAGHHRDHHKYSDQTEDIHSPVQKGFWQSHVGWILGAEYDGVKWHNMKDFAQYPEIRFIQNYWLITPVSWGVLFFYIGGWPLLVWGLFVSTVALYHATFTINSLSHVFGKRRYKTTDTSRNNWMLALLTMGEGWHNNHHYYQASVRQGFYWWEIDMSYMILKVLSWFGIVWNLKVPPERVLNQNRYTADELAAWRQDSVLTAPAIPAPVEAN, from the coding sequence ATGATGGTTGTGCCCTTTGCAGCCATGCATCTCATCGCCATCTTCGGTGCCTGGCATGTAGGATTCCGCTGGGAATGGCTGGCTGTCGCCATAGGTTTTTTCTATCTGCGCATGTTTGGCATTACCGCCGGCTATCACCGCTACTTCTCGCACCGTTCCTTTGAAACCTCACGTTGGTTCGCGTTTGTACTCGCATTCCTGGGATCAAGCGCCGCACAAAAGGGCGTCATCTGGTGGGCAGGGCATCACCGCGACCACCACAAGTATTCCGACCAGACCGAAGACATCCATTCGCCGGTCCAGAAGGGTTTCTGGCAATCACATGTGGGATGGATCCTGGGCGCCGAATATGACGGCGTGAAATGGCACAACATGAAGGATTTCGCCCAGTATCCGGAAATCCGTTTTATCCAGAACTACTGGCTCATTACGCCGGTTTCGTGGGGCGTTCTGTTTTTCTATATCGGCGGCTGGCCACTGCTCGTATGGGGACTCTTCGTGTCGACCGTGGCGCTTTACCACGCGACATTCACCATCAATTCGCTTTCACACGTTTTTGGCAAGCGCCGGTACAAGACAACCGACACCAGCCGGAACAACTGGATGCTGGCACTGCTTACCATGGGCGAAGGCTGGCACAACAACCACCACTACTACCAGGCCAGCGTCCGGCAGGGCTTCTACTGGTGGGAAATCGACATGTCCTACATGATCCTGAAAGTACTTTCCTGGTTCGGGATCGTCTGGAACCTGAAGGTTCCGCCCGAGCGGGTTCTCAATCAGAACCGTTACACCGCTGATGAACTGGCCGCATGGCGACAGGATTCGGTCCTGACTGCTCCGGCCATACCCGCCCCGGTAGAAGCGAACTAG